In Luteibaculum oceani, the following are encoded in one genomic region:
- the rimM gene encoding ribosome maturation factor RimM (Essential for efficient processing of 16S rRNA) — translation MNREDCFNLGKVTKIQGYSGNVICFLDTDQPGRYENLESVLLEIQQELVPFFIEQFRLKDGTQKAIVKFAEVDSEEEARSIVNCQLYLPLNQLPDLGENKFYFHEIIGFQVLMEGQPLGTITEVLEYPNNELLQIHNGEKEILIPLREEFIQKVDKSEKTFQVSLPEGFLEAFTQ, via the coding sequence GTGAATCGCGAAGACTGTTTTAACCTTGGAAAGGTTACCAAAATCCAAGGATATAGCGGAAACGTAATTTGCTTCTTAGATACCGACCAACCCGGTCGTTACGAAAATCTGGAATCAGTTCTGTTGGAAATTCAACAAGAACTGGTTCCTTTTTTTATTGAACAATTCCGACTTAAAGACGGAACACAAAAGGCAATAGTAAAATTTGCTGAGGTAGATTCGGAAGAAGAAGCTCGCTCAATTGTAAACTGCCAGCTTTACCTTCCACTAAATCAATTACCAGACCTAGGGGAAAACAAATTTTACTTTCACGAAATTATTGGTTTCCAGGTATTAATGGAGGGGCAACCTCTTGGTACCATTACGGAGGTCTTAGAATATCCCAACAACGAATTGCTTCAAATTCACAATGGAGAAAAGGAAATCTTAATTCCCCTCCGTGAAGAATTCATTCAAAAGGTTGACAAGTCCGAAAAGACTTTCCAAGTTTCACTTCCAGAAGGCTTTTTAGAAGCTTTTACGCAATAA
- a CDS encoding DUF423 domain-containing protein, which produces MAYKNWAAIACFGIASATILGAFGAHALKAKLDPTQLESYKTGVLYLMLNSIAILALGKLIYRVPGVLIWVGTLLFSLSIVILSTRTIWLDNTTAFSWLGPVTPLGGSLIIAGWIWTGIKISQSSVEN; this is translated from the coding sequence ATGGCTTATAAAAATTGGGCAGCAATTGCCTGCTTTGGCATAGCGAGTGCCACAATATTGGGTGCGTTTGGAGCCCACGCGCTTAAAGCGAAATTAGACCCCACCCAATTAGAATCTTATAAGACGGGAGTTTTATATTTAATGCTGAACTCGATTGCCATTTTGGCTTTGGGGAAACTTATCTACCGAGTACCAGGAGTTTTGATTTGGGTAGGCACCCTACTATTTTCACTCTCCATCGTTATTTTAAGTACAAGAACCATTTGGCTGGATAACACAACAGCATTTTCTTGGCTTGGCCCTGTAACCCCATTAGGCGGTAGCTTAATTATTGCAGGATGGATATGGACTGGAATAAAGATTTCACAATCATCTGTCGAAAATTAG
- a CDS encoding saccharopine dehydrogenase family protein has translation MKQVLIIGAGRSSIFLIQYLLQWAEQSKAQIHVADMDISLAEKRIQQHPFGTAHKLNALNPDERTPLMKNMDLVVSMLPAHLHFDIVNHAIDLKIPVITPSYLSKEIDALHQKAEKNGVLVLNELGVDPGIDHMSAMAFLDEKRSQGAEFKGFESFTGGLIAPESDNNPWNYKFTWNPRNVVIAGQGGAVKFIQEGKYKYIPYHKLFRRTEIIDIPDYGKYEGYANRDSLKYRETYGLENIDTIYRGTLRKKGFCRAWDMFVQLGATDDSYVLEGSENMSYREFINSFLAYNLTDSVELKLKYYLNLRQDDDDLWEKLESLDIFSEEKKIGIANATPAMALQKILEDAWSLEPDDKDMIIMWHKFTYELKGRVFETTSSMVCIGENQQKTAMAKTVGLPLGIAARLILEGEFKLTGVGLPIHKEVYTPILKELAELGIRFKEEEREL, from the coding sequence ATGAAACAAGTGCTGATTATTGGAGCGGGAAGGTCAAGTATTTTTTTAATTCAGTATTTACTGCAGTGGGCGGAGCAAAGTAAAGCTCAAATCCATGTTGCAGATATGGATATTAGTTTGGCCGAAAAACGCATCCAACAGCACCCATTTGGTACTGCTCATAAGTTAAACGCGCTTAACCCCGATGAGCGTACACCGCTTATGAAAAACATGGACTTAGTGGTTTCCATGCTACCGGCCCATCTTCATTTTGATATTGTAAATCACGCTATCGACCTAAAGATCCCTGTAATTACTCCTTCTTACCTGAGCAAAGAAATTGATGCCCTACACCAAAAAGCAGAAAAAAATGGAGTTTTAGTGCTTAACGAATTGGGCGTTGATCCCGGAATAGACCATATGAGCGCTATGGCTTTTTTAGATGAAAAAAGGAGTCAAGGAGCGGAATTTAAAGGGTTTGAATCTTTTACTGGTGGGCTTATTGCACCAGAAAGTGATAACAATCCTTGGAATTATAAGTTTACTTGGAACCCTCGAAATGTTGTAATTGCAGGGCAGGGGGGAGCCGTTAAGTTTATTCAGGAAGGAAAGTATAAGTACATCCCGTACCACAAATTATTTCGACGCACGGAAATTATTGATATACCTGATTACGGAAAATACGAGGGTTACGCGAACCGAGATTCTTTAAAATATCGAGAAACATATGGTTTGGAAAACATAGATACTATTTACCGAGGAACCCTTAGAAAGAAAGGTTTTTGTAGGGCTTGGGACATGTTTGTTCAACTGGGAGCAACAGACGACTCGTATGTTTTAGAGGGTTCCGAGAATATGAGTTACAGGGAGTTTATCAATTCCTTTTTAGCTTATAATCTTACTGATTCAGTTGAGTTAAAGCTTAAATATTATCTCAATTTAAGGCAGGATGATGATGATCTTTGGGAAAAACTAGAATCTCTTGATATTTTCTCGGAGGAGAAAAAAATAGGAATAGCTAATGCTACACCTGCAATGGCGCTTCAAAAGATATTGGAGGATGCATGGAGTTTGGAGCCAGACGATAAAGACATGATCATCATGTGGCATAAATTTACCTACGAGTTAAAGGGGCGAGTTTTTGAAACCACGTCTTCTATGGTTTGTATAGGTGAAAATCAACAAAAAACGGCCATGGCCAAAACGGTTGGGCTTCCGCTTGGAATTGCCGCAAGGTTAATTTTAGAGGGGGAGTTTAAATTAACTGGGGTGGGACTGCCCATCCACAAAGAGGTGTATACTCCAATTTTAAAAGAGTTAGCAGAACTCGGTATTCGATTTAAGGAAGAGGAAAGGGAATTATAA
- a CDS encoding DUF4476 domain-containing protein: protein MYHTTKKYHLTAAFFLISFLGFGQFATLCVVNPDGLDVNVEVNEINYESKSSDFCINRIPFEIFALKMKTPLGEQKKLVFGRLDDTSFVSISPKGFRTAWSFSNKTLLAYNFGLEEDQLASAQFFTDSAKTELALAEASNNSQATAPKLDVKTDDLKNPTKKPSGIVISKPETTNKEENGCNNFLTENELKGIKNLLKKTKSLDLQLNIAQSSLKDKCFNCNQLQEIFKLIEEDDLKVNLFKRLYPQLTDPQKRKTLYSEFLFDSSIDEIKAYGL from the coding sequence ATGTACCATACCACCAAAAAATACCACCTTACCGCAGCCTTTTTCCTAATTAGCTTTTTAGGATTTGGTCAATTTGCAACCCTTTGCGTCGTCAATCCCGACGGTTTAGACGTTAATGTGGAGGTTAACGAAATAAACTACGAGAGTAAATCATCTGATTTTTGCATAAATCGAATACCCTTTGAAATTTTTGCTTTAAAAATGAAAACCCCGTTGGGAGAGCAAAAGAAATTGGTGTTTGGAAGGTTGGATGACACATCCTTTGTTTCTATTAGCCCAAAAGGATTTAGAACCGCCTGGAGCTTTTCGAATAAGACGCTTTTGGCATATAATTTCGGTTTAGAGGAAGACCAACTGGCATCTGCCCAGTTTTTTACCGACAGTGCAAAGACCGAACTAGCATTGGCAGAAGCATCTAACAATTCTCAGGCCACTGCCCCTAAACTAGATGTTAAAACCGACGACCTTAAAAACCCGACCAAAAAGCCAAGTGGTATAGTAATTTCCAAGCCAGAAACTACCAATAAGGAGGAAAATGGTTGCAATAACTTCTTAACAGAAAACGAGTTAAAGGGAATAAAAAACTTGCTTAAAAAGACCAAATCACTGGATTTACAATTGAACATCGCTCAAAGCTCTTTGAAGGACAAATGCTTCAACTGCAACCAGTTGCAAGAGATCTTTAAGCTTATAGAGGAAGATGATTTGAAGGTTAACTTATTTAAACGCCTTTACCCTCAATTAACCGACCCTCAAAAAAGAAAGACCTTGTACAGCGAATTCCTTTTTGATAGCAGTATAGACGAAATCAAAGCTTATGGCTTATAA
- a CDS encoding tRNA1(Val) (adenine(37)-N6)-methyltransferase, giving the protein MLTNKSFFHFKEFKVYQGNAGLKVNTDGVLLGALASQRHPESILDIGTGTGLIGAIIANRYHKAKHIWLDINEDAVSAAIQTKKHHPQKARIEIILKDFRSYQSNQKFDLIVSNPPYFKAHTASNMNRKIARQQEFLDFDNLLQKSASLLTDNGSLWLVLPANTFEEIQFLGMQNKLYIQSKISIADTPNSEAKRIILALIKDIKPIKTSNLYLFNENGTAHAHFYNLCKDLYVKFPQR; this is encoded by the coding sequence ATGCTCACCAATAAGAGCTTTTTCCACTTTAAAGAATTTAAGGTTTATCAAGGAAACGCCGGACTTAAAGTTAATACCGACGGAGTTTTACTTGGTGCTTTGGCTTCGCAGCGCCATCCAGAATCTATATTGGATATTGGTACTGGAACCGGGTTAATAGGAGCAATTATTGCCAATCGTTACCATAAAGCAAAACACATTTGGTTGGATATAAATGAGGATGCAGTTTCGGCTGCTATCCAAACCAAGAAACATCATCCACAAAAGGCAAGAATTGAAATTATTCTTAAGGATTTCCGCAGCTACCAAAGCAATCAAAAATTCGATTTAATCGTTAGTAACCCTCCTTACTTTAAAGCACACACTGCCAGCAATATGAATAGGAAAATTGCTCGACAGCAGGAATTCCTTGATTTTGACAACCTTCTTCAAAAATCAGCTTCGCTACTTACAGATAATGGAAGCTTATGGTTGGTGTTACCTGCCAATACTTTTGAAGAAATTCAGTTTTTGGGTATGCAAAACAAGCTATACATTCAATCCAAAATATCCATTGCCGATACTCCAAATTCGGAGGCAAAACGCATTATTCTAGCTCTTATAAAGGATATAAAACCGATAAAAACGTCAAACCTTTACCTTTTTAATGAAAACGGAACCGCGCATGCCCACTTTTACAATTTATGTAAAGACCTGTATGTAAAATTCCCGCAGAGATAG
- the bshB1 gene encoding bacillithiol biosynthesis deacetylase BshB1: MDFKLHILAIAAHPDDVELSCGGTLANEINRGKKVGIIDLTRGELGTRGTPETREEEAQKAASLLGIRIRKNLEMADGLFSESYENLMKVVEVIRQFMPDVVLTNSVSDRHPDHGRGGDLVERACFLAGLAKVETSIKGVWQEPWRPKVVYRFVQDRYIKPDFIVDVTESWNIKMEAIKAFKSQFYDPNSEEPETPISGKQFLDFLEARSREFGREIGVEFGEGFCCSRRPGVKQILDLI; the protein is encoded by the coding sequence ATGGATTTTAAACTGCATATTTTGGCAATTGCTGCGCATCCAGATGATGTGGAATTATCTTGTGGCGGAACGCTAGCCAACGAAATCAATCGAGGTAAAAAAGTAGGAATTATCGACTTAACTCGAGGAGAACTCGGAACCAGAGGTACTCCAGAGACTAGGGAGGAAGAAGCCCAAAAGGCGGCAAGTTTACTAGGTATTCGTATTCGTAAGAATTTAGAAATGGCTGATGGTTTATTTTCCGAATCCTATGAGAACCTCATGAAGGTTGTTGAAGTAATTCGCCAGTTTATGCCCGATGTAGTTTTAACCAACTCTGTAAGTGATAGACATCCTGACCATGGTAGAGGTGGTGACTTGGTAGAACGCGCTTGTTTTTTAGCTGGATTGGCAAAGGTTGAAACCAGTATTAAGGGTGTTTGGCAAGAGCCATGGCGTCCCAAGGTGGTTTACCGCTTTGTTCAGGACCGTTATATAAAACCAGATTTTATTGTTGATGTAACCGAGTCTTGGAATATTAAAATGGAGGCTATCAAAGCCTTTAAGTCGCAATTTTACGACCCCAACTCAGAGGAACCAGAAACGCCTATTTCAGGGAAACAATTTTTAGATTTTCTAGAAGCGAGATCCAGAGAATTCGGAAGGGAAATCGGAGTTGAGTTTGGAGAAGGATTTTGTTGTTCTCGTAGGCCTGGTGTAAAGCAAATTTTGGACCTTATTTAG
- a CDS encoding 30S ribosomal protein S16, producing MPVKIRLQRHGRKGRPFFHIVAADSRAPRDGRFIERIGDYNPNTNPATINLDVDKAVEWLHNGAQPTDTARAILSYKGALYKKHLQGGVKKGAFSQDEADKRFEKWLEEKQAKVQSKVDGLASSKATEDKKRLEAETKRKEEMAAAIAAKNAPEEVVEEATAEASEEEAPAAEAEGNAEEAKTEE from the coding sequence ATGCCAGTAAAAATCAGACTACAACGTCACGGTAGAAAAGGTAGACCATTTTTTCACATTGTTGCTGCCGATTCAAGAGCTCCAAGAGATGGTAGATTCATCGAAAGAATTGGAGATTACAACCCAAACACAAACCCTGCGACTATTAACCTAGATGTAGATAAAGCGGTTGAGTGGTTACACAACGGTGCTCAGCCAACTGACACGGCAAGAGCTATTTTATCTTACAAAGGTGCTCTTTACAAGAAGCACTTACAAGGTGGTGTTAAAAAAGGTGCTTTCTCTCAAGACGAAGCGGATAAGCGTTTTGAAAAGTGGTTAGAAGAGAAACAAGCTAAGGTTCAGTCTAAAGTAGATGGACTTGCAAGCAGCAAAGCCACTGAAGATAAAAAGCGTTTGGAAGCTGAAACTAAGCGTAAAGAAGAAATGGCTGCTGCAATCGCTGCTAAAAATGCTCCAGAAGAAGTAGTGGAAGAAGCTACTGCGGAAGCTAGCGAAGAAGAAGCTCCAGCTGCAGAAGCAGAAGGAAACGCTGAAGAAGCTAAAACCGAAGAGTAA
- a CDS encoding T9SS type A sorting domain-containing protein yields the protein MKTLLKLSLIIIVTAIGSNQLVGQTLNEAQGTGAGASITTGDYNSMYGDSAGTNLTSGSYNLFFGTNAGFQLSTGHDNIFIGPYTGYSGTSGSIFDNVIIGTRAGQNLTTGDNVFIGTEAGKLATSASDNVFIGEEAGENHTTGDDNVFIGEDAGFNNTTASDNTFVGSAAGRTNSTGYRNTFVGNKAGYDNTTGRKNTFVGDSAGRDNSIGIKNTFIGAGAGAATEYASFNTFIGYNSGWDNNRTNTNNTSDARHNTYLGFNAGFSNREGSYNVVIGSEADFGNVGYTKNRNNILIGYSTYLSGERNNSIIIGSDAQVGQDDAIVIGANSRINSGSGNSILIGNGVISNCDDCFLLGGNSASNRVSVGIGTLSPNEKSALHLDDSTKGFLTSRLSSSAVTTMAGALGNADKGMMVYDSSATNILVWDGANFDTLGVANNQTLSLTGTSLSILNGNSVNLSSLQDGTGTDDQALSLSTNTLSLEDGGSVNLAGYLDNTDDQSLSLSTNILTLEDGGSVDLSSYLDNTDDQSLSLILNTLSLEDGGSVNLAGYLDNTDDQDLSLSGTTLSIEDGNSVDLSGLKDGTGTDDQSLSLSTNTLTLEDGGSVDLSSYLDNTDDQSLTLILNTLSLEDGGSVNLAGYLDNTDDQDLSLSGTTLTIEDGNSVDLSGLKDGTGTDDQSLTLILNTLSLEDGGSVSLAGYLDNTDDQDLSLSGTTLTIEDGNSVDLSGLKDGTGTDDQSLSLSTNTLTIEDGGSVDLSGYLDNTDDQDLSLSGTTLSIEDGNSVDLSGLKDGTGTDDQSLSLSTNTLTLEDGGSVDLSSYLDNTDDQSLSLILNTLSLEDGGSVSLAGYLDNTDDQDLSLSGTTLSIEDGNSVDLSGLKDGTGTDDQALSLSTNTLSLEDGGSVDLSGYLDNTDNQELSLSGTTLSVSNGNSVSLKGVLAANDNQQLTLSGTQIEITNGNTIDLGFLFEDMQNKIDALTSRITELEDSLYTTSAMLEEIYFCACDSLTTGIIKGATPSEGELDYLNCYPNPNSDILYVDFQLPKRGNGVKIKLLDVGGRDISTQFFGNKKTVSTEINVGNLPSGIYQIAIISKGSVVGTRQIVRK from the coding sequence ATGAAAACGCTTTTAAAACTAAGTTTAATTATAATCGTCACAGCGATAGGGTCTAATCAATTGGTGGGGCAAACGCTTAATGAAGCCCAAGGTACAGGGGCTGGAGCGAGTATAACTACTGGAGATTATAACTCAATGTATGGTGATTCGGCTGGGACCAATTTAACCTCGGGGAGTTATAATTTATTTTTTGGTACAAATGCTGGTTTTCAACTATCTACGGGCCATGATAATATTTTTATTGGTCCTTACACAGGGTATTCTGGCACTAGTGGTTCCATTTTCGATAATGTAATAATTGGTACAAGGGCAGGGCAGAATCTAACAACTGGGGATAATGTTTTTATTGGTACCGAGGCAGGTAAGTTAGCCACTTCCGCTAGCGATAATGTTTTTATCGGGGAAGAAGCAGGTGAGAACCATACTACTGGAGATGACAATGTATTTATTGGTGAGGATGCTGGTTTTAACAATACAACTGCGAGTGACAATACCTTTGTAGGTTCTGCTGCCGGGCGCACGAATTCAACGGGGTATCGAAATACCTTTGTAGGTAATAAGGCTGGTTATGATAATACCACCGGGAGAAAAAACACTTTTGTAGGTGATTCGGCTGGCAGAGATAATAGTATTGGAATAAAAAATACTTTTATTGGTGCTGGTGCGGGGGCTGCAACCGAATATGCTAGTTTCAATACTTTTATTGGATACAATTCGGGTTGGGATAACAATCGAACCAACACTAACAATACCTCCGATGCCCGTCATAATACATATCTAGGGTTCAACGCAGGATTCTCTAATCGGGAGGGGAGTTACAATGTTGTAATAGGTTCCGAGGCTGACTTCGGAAATGTTGGTTACACTAAAAATAGGAACAATATTTTGATAGGTTATTCGACCTATCTCAGTGGTGAAAGAAATAACTCCATTATTATAGGTAGTGATGCCCAGGTTGGTCAGGATGATGCAATAGTAATTGGGGCAAATAGCAGAATTAATTCGGGGTCAGGGAATTCTATTTTAATTGGAAATGGCGTTATCTCTAATTGTGATGACTGCTTTTTATTAGGAGGGAATTCTGCCTCTAACCGAGTTTCTGTGGGAATTGGAACCCTGAGTCCAAATGAAAAGTCTGCTTTGCATTTGGACGATTCAACAAAGGGATTTTTAACCAGCAGACTAAGTTCTTCTGCAGTTACGACTATGGCTGGGGCGCTAGGAAATGCAGATAAGGGTATGATGGTATACGACTCCTCGGCCACTAATATTTTGGTTTGGGATGGAGCTAATTTTGATACGCTCGGCGTCGCAAATAATCAGACTCTTTCATTAACCGGAACGTCATTATCTATCCTAAATGGAAATAGTGTTAATCTAAGTTCATTGCAGGATGGCACCGGAACAGATGATCAGGCTCTAAGCTTAAGCACGAATACCTTATCTCTCGAAGACGGTGGATCGGTGAATTTAGCAGGATACTTAGACAATACTGATGATCAATCGCTGAGCCTAAGTACTAACATCCTAACCCTAGAAGACGGCGGTTCGGTAGATTTAAGTAGCTATCTTGATAATACAGATGATCAATCCCTTTCATTAATTTTAAATACCTTATCTCTGGAGGATGGTGGATCGGTAAATTTAGCAGGTTACCTAGACAATACCGATGATCAAGACTTGAGTTTAAGCGGAACCACGCTTAGCATAGAGGATGGAAATTCGGTTGATTTATCAGGATTGAAAGATGGAACAGGAACAGATGATCAATCACTTAGCCTAAGTACCAACACCCTTACCCTAGAAGACGGCGGTTCGGTAGATTTAAGTAGCTATCTTGATAATACAGATGATCAATCCCTTACTTTAATTTTAAATACCTTATCTCTGGAGGATGGTGGATCGGTAAATTTAGCAGGTTACCTAGACAATACCGATGATCAAGACTTGAGTTTAAGCGGAACCACGCTTACCATAGAGGATGGGAATTCGGTTGATTTATCAGGATTGAAAGATGGAACAGGAACAGATGATCAATCCCTTACTTTAATTTTAAATACCTTATCCCTGGAGGATGGTGGATCGGTAAGTTTAGCAGGTTACCTAGACAATACCGATGATCAAGACTTGAGTTTAAGTGGAACCACGCTTACCATAGAGGATGGAAACTCGGTTGACTTATCAGGATTAAAAGATGGAACAGGAACAGATGATCAATCGCTAAGTCTAAGTACTAACACCCTAACCATAGAAGACGGCGGTTCGGTAGATTTAAGTGGTTACCTAGACAATACTGATGATCAAGACTTGAGTTTAAGTGGAACCACGCTTAGTATAGAGGATGGAAACTCGGTTGATTTATCAGGATTAAAAGATGGAACAGGAACAGATGATCAATCACTTAGCCTAAGTACCAACACCCTTACCCTAGAAGACGGCGGTTCGGTAGATTTAAGTAGCTATCTTGATAATACAGATGATCAATCCCTTTCTTTAATTTTAAATACCTTATCCCTGGAGGATGGTGGATCGGTAAGTTTAGCAGGTTACCTAGACAATACCGATGATCAAGACTTGAGTTTAAGTGGAACCACGCTTAGTATAGAGGATGGAAACTCGGTTGATTTATCAGGATTAAAAGATGGAACGGGGACAGATGACCAGGCTCTAAGTTTAAGCACCAATACCTTATCACTAGAGGATGGAGGTTCCGTTGATTTAAGTGGTTATCTTGATAATACGGATAACCAAGAGTTGAGTTTGTCTGGCACCACATTGTCGGTATCAAATGGTAATTCAGTGAGCTTAAAAGGTGTACTTGCAGCCAATGATAACCAACAATTGACCCTTTCTGGAACCCAAATAGAAATAACCAATGGAAACACCATAGATTTAGGTTTCCTTTTTGAGGATATGCAGAACAAAATTGATGCATTAACTAGCAGAATAACTGAATTGGAAGACAGCTTATATACCACTTCCGCAATGCTAGAAGAAATCTATTTTTGTGCTTGTGACTCCCTAACAACAGGGATTATAAAGGGGGCAACACCAAGTGAGGGAGAATTGGATTACCTTAACTGTTACCCGAATCCTAATTCAGATATCCTTTATGTAGATTTTCAACTTCCTAAACGTGGTAATGGAGTTAAAATTAAATTGTTGGATGTTGGAGGAAGGGATATAAGCACCCAGTTTTTTGGAAATAAGAAAACGGTAAGTACTGAAATAAACGTGGGAAATCTACCATCAGGAATTTATCAAATAGCTATTATTTCAAAGGGCTCGGTGGTTGGAACTAGGCAAATAGTTAGGAAATAA
- a CDS encoding lipopolysaccharide biosynthesis protein, which yields MKQFISKNKSILQLSGANFLVLALPTLLLPVFSRLYTVSDFAVFGIYSTVIGIFMPFLSGHYQQAIPVPNDKNEITALSRLSLILLLFSTLLISLVWLYSDCFRSLFDPENMLHPYFLWIPLGLLLGGYVQIIQHWILQGGLFTRYAASKSTQAVGQSVVRYFAGVKAISITGGLIYSFVAGLFFQSIVFGTQFKPEFQKGFNGVCSVAKKYSSFLRFGLISAIFFALANFLPLTFLAHFFSENEVGQYSLAMRLGSVPVFVLASSFGQVYFAKCKKESGKSQQHTYELLQKLLRISSYVIIGGSFLLIPVGKLVFGSEWLMALKMTLILLPGLWLNFLVLPLTNLFELGNRQDLSLKYSIWALVLKLGLMLVGVYFFQDVYEVMAFFMVGMVISGAIGWYLCAKIVSTSSVKLLKNNYIIICLAIFSLLIQFMFFNS from the coding sequence TTGAAACAATTCATTTCAAAAAACAAATCGATTCTTCAGTTATCCGGAGCAAACTTTTTGGTGTTGGCGCTGCCAACTCTCTTGCTTCCCGTATTTTCTCGGCTTTATACCGTGTCCGACTTTGCGGTATTTGGGATTTATAGTACCGTAATTGGAATTTTTATGCCCTTCTTAAGCGGGCATTACCAACAGGCAATTCCGGTACCGAACGACAAAAACGAAATAACTGCATTAAGTAGGTTAAGTCTGATTTTATTGCTTTTTAGCACCTTACTTATATCACTGGTTTGGTTGTATTCAGACTGTTTTAGAAGCCTTTTTGATCCCGAGAACATGCTCCACCCCTATTTTCTTTGGATTCCATTGGGGTTATTATTGGGGGGGTATGTGCAAATTATTCAGCATTGGATTCTTCAGGGGGGGCTTTTTACAAGGTATGCTGCATCAAAGAGTACCCAAGCGGTAGGGCAGTCTGTAGTTCGCTATTTTGCAGGGGTAAAAGCGATTTCAATAACGGGGGGGCTGATTTACAGTTTTGTAGCGGGTCTCTTTTTCCAGTCCATAGTATTTGGAACCCAGTTTAAACCTGAGTTTCAAAAGGGTTTTAATGGTGTATGTAGTGTGGCTAAAAAATATAGCTCGTTTTTACGATTCGGTTTAATTTCAGCCATATTCTTTGCGCTTGCGAACTTTTTACCGCTCACATTTTTGGCGCATTTTTTTTCAGAGAACGAGGTGGGACAATATAGTTTGGCTATGCGCTTGGGGTCAGTCCCGGTTTTTGTTTTAGCCAGTTCATTTGGACAAGTATATTTTGCCAAATGCAAGAAAGAGAGTGGTAAATCTCAGCAACATACATATGAGCTTCTTCAGAAATTACTCCGGATTTCTAGTTACGTAATAATAGGAGGTAGTTTTCTATTAATTCCGGTTGGTAAGCTTGTATTTGGTTCCGAATGGTTGATGGCGTTAAAAATGACCCTGATTCTATTACCAGGTTTATGGTTAAACTTTTTGGTACTACCGCTAACTAATTTATTTGAGCTGGGAAATAGGCAGGATTTAAGCTTAAAATATTCCATTTGGGCTTTGGTGTTAAAGCTGGGATTAATGCTAGTAGGTGTTTATTTTTTCCAAGATGTTTACGAGGTAATGGCATTTTTTATGGTTGGAATGGTCATTTCAGGTGCCATTGGATGGTATTTATGTGCAAAGATCGTGTCTACTTCTTCTGTTAAGTTGCTGAAAAACAACTATATAATAATTTGTTTGGCAATTTTTTCATTGCTTATTCAATTTATGTTTTTCAATTCATAA